One window of Uloborus diversus isolate 005 chromosome 3, Udiv.v.3.1, whole genome shotgun sequence genomic DNA carries:
- the LOC129219133 gene encoding protein artichoke-like — protein sequence MSVILLMFFSCAIVVTICGKCPQLCVCDIDSQDKKRVTCNRGGLTQIPTLHMDMDIQVLVITAPSDYSNHLTIGRIFLNFHELEEVRITYSRLPAIGDSSFWPGKNLKVLDLSHNNITFIRDKDFFGLRNLKVLDLSYNYISASPSAPFRLLPSLTTLSLARNKLRTLVPRFFYMLLKLEKLDLSANPLKDIDPENLKDVRPLKRFHLAKCQLARLHSLIYQQLPNLEELDLRDNSFSYFSPEEFRHLKRLKYLHLDGNNLTIIVEKTFDGHNLRHLGLSRNKIFQFSKCAFCNLSVQQLDLSYNQLTSVPFDVFSPVAHSLESLDFSFNHINSDDLELALSPVYKLKKLALSGMKLSQLSEDAFFNNGELKTLDLSYNAFSNFTSLTLQPLKEIEEIDFSHNEFETLDSNFLDQVQNMTTLSVLHLHSNPWSCHQCSVLPLVKWVRQSTLYQSTCDMNYESSTCMKCKTPLSLEGRALHTLRRIDLEPCASLLPQSRVLVASSNIAIIVSMVIFFGLILGTVIFTICYRQHGAVYYTHEGETMPTLGVPAEYASTNGGTFVEDKRRAYFVTLDRIDELAEEKIVAINCT from the coding sequence ATGTCTGTTATACTTCTGATGTTTTTTAGCTGCGCAATCGTGGTAACAATTTGTGGAAAGTGCCCCCAGCTTTGTGTTTGCGACATAGATTCCCAAGACAAGAAAAGGGTGACGTGCAATCGTGGAGGTCTGACTCAAATTCCAACTTTACATATGGACATGGACATTCAAGTGTTAGTTATTACTGCACCATCCGATTATTCCAACCATCTCACTAtcggaagaatttttttaaactttcatgagCTGGAAGAAGTCCGAATTACTTATTCCAGACTTCCAGCCATCGGAGATAGTTCCTTTTGGCCaggaaaaaacttaaaagttcttgATTTAAGTCATAACAATATTACGTTCATAAGAGATAAAGACTTCTTCGGTTTACGAAATCTCAAAGTGTTGGACTTGAGTTACAATTACATTTCTGCTTCACCATCAGCTCCTTTTCGCCTTTTGCCGAGTTTAACAACACTATCGTTGGCCAGAAACAAACTGAGAACTCTTGTTCCACGGTTTTTTTACATGCTTCTAAAGCTGGAAAAACTAGATTTGAGTGCGAATCCTCTTAAAGATATTGATCCagaaaatttaaaagatgttCGGCCTCTCAAACGCTTTCATTTAGCAAAATGTCAATTGGCCAGACTACATTCCCTCATATACCAACAATTGCCCAACTTAGAAGAACTAGATTTGAGGGACAACTCTTTCAGCTACTTTTCTCCGGAAGAATTTAGACATTTGAAGAGGCTGAAGTATTTACATCTTGATGGCAATAATCTGACTATCATAGTCGAAAAAACGTTCGATGGTCATAACTTACGCCATTTGGGACTTTCTCGCAACAAAAtctttcagttttcaaaatgcGCTTTTTGCAATTTATCAGTACAGCAACTAGATCTCTCATACAATCAACTAACAAGTGTTCCTTTTGATGTATTCTCACCAGTTGCACATTCGTTAGAGAGCCTCGATTTCAGTTTTAACCACATCAATTCGGATGATTTAGAGCTTGCTCTAAGTCCAGTTTATAAGTTAAAGAAATTAGCGTTGTCGGGAATGAAACTTAGTCAACTTTCAGAAGATGCCTTTTTCAACAACGGAGAGCTAAAAACATTGGACTTATCTTACAATGCTTTCTCCAATTTTACTAGCCTAACTCTTCAACCATTGAAGGAAATAGAAGAGATTGATTTTTCTCATAATGAATTTGAAACATTGGATTCTAACTTTTTGGATCAAGTGCAAAATATGACAACTCTGAGCGTTTTGCATCTCCATTCCAATCCCTGGTCTTGTCATCAATGTTCCGTCCTGCCATTAGTAAAATGGGTTCGACAATCGACTTTGTACCAAAGCACATGTGACATGAACTACGAAAGCAGTACTTGCATGAAATGCAAAACACCATTATCTCTGGAAGGTCGAGCCTTACATACTTTACGCCGCATTGACCTTGAACCATGTGCTAGTCTACTGCCTCAGTCTCGTGTACTAGTTGCATCATCTAATATTGCAATTATTGTGTCTATGGTGATATTTTTCGGACTTATTCTCGGCACAGTTATCTTCACGATTTGTTACCGACAACATGGAGCAGTTTATTATACTCACGAGGGAGAAACGATGCCCACTCTCGGCGTTCCCGCCGAGTACGCGAGTACCAATGGTGGCACATTTGTTGAAGACAAGCGGCGGGCATACTTTGTAACCTTGGACCGAATTGATGAGCTTGCTGAAGAAAAAATTGTAGCTATTAATTGCACTTGA
- the LOC129219272 gene encoding prostatic spermine-binding protein-like: MEHKGRSEGSCPEVEWGAMKNVTTMRKDHEDPLIETSTGKGEEKLSDGSDHASKPQFSASNREDLYERLVGALEGRNRQFGAMHKTFESQGNRFLKIVAGFNGIFDGTFEDNESEHEKNEAKKDEDKAKDEERNAEDEKNDEDEEEVDEEMAEDKRNDEEDDEEEDEQNDKEDDEDEEEDEQNDEEDDEGLGEDEDDGEEDEDDTSDEEF; the protein is encoded by the coding sequence ATGGAACATAAAGGACGTAGCGAAGGATCATGCCCTGAAGTAGAGTGGGGGGCAATGAAAAATGTCACAACGATGCGGAAAGATCACGAAGACCCATTGATTGAGACCTCAACAGGAAAGGGCGAAGAAAAGCTTTCAGATGGAAGCGATCATGCATCAAAACCCCAATTCAGTGCATCTAACAGAGAAGATTTGTATGAAAGATTAGTCGGTGCACTGGAGGGGAGAAATCGACAGTTTGGAGCAATGCATAAGACTTTCGAATCCCAAggaaataggtttttgaaaattgtagccGGCTTCAACGGAATATTTGATGGTACGTTTGAAGACAACGAGTCTGAGCATGAGAAAAATGAAGCGAAGAAGGATGAAGACAAGGCCAAAGATGAAGAAAGAAATGCGGAAGATGAGAAAAACGATGAAGATGAAGAGGAGGTTGATGAAGAAATGGCAGAAGATAAGAGAAACGATGAAGAAGACGACGAAGAGGAAGATGAGCAAAACGATAAAGAAGATGATGAAGACGAAGAGGAAGATGAGCAAAACGATGAAGAAGATGATGAAGGCCTCGGAGAAGATGAAGACGATGGGGAAGAAGATGAAGATGATACATCAgatgaagaattttaa